TTCAATAATGAGTCGGTTGTCGATGAAGACCTTAAAGTTCGAGGCACTGCCGGACTGTATATTTGTGATATGTCTGTCATGCCTATCAGCACCGCAGCCAACCCCGTCCTTGCACTTGCAGGGCTGGCTTTGAGACTTTCAAGTCATTTGGGCTAAGAGAATCAACAATACTTAACACGATATACAGACACTTTAGTAAAGTGCGATATTGCATTAAAGTCTTTATAACTACATTGTGAAAGTCTGTCTGACAATTCGGGTGTAGCGGATTGACCAAAGCTGCTTAGGTGGGATGCAAAGCTTCCTGCAACCTCTGACCCGAACCGTTCTACTGCTCAAATTGAAGATGAGATGTATTTGAAAGCATATCTGTTATTCCTGATGATTGATTTTTATGCAGAGTATTGATTTTATGGGCATCGTGCTGCTGCCTAATTCAGCACTATCTCTTGTCTCGGTTGAAGAATTAGAATCGGTAGAAGCAGAGCTAGGATTCACGTTTCCAGAGGATTATCGAAATTTCGTAATCACGCTGGGAAGTGGTGTGACTGATTTCAGCCTTCGTGTCTATCCTCCACGCACTATCCTTGAAAGTCAGATGCTTGAGGTTCAAGATCGGCTATCTGAGTTTTGGTTTTGGGATAAAAGCCCAGATATCCTGACACAGAGTCAAGCCATTGAATGCGTACCATTTTTTGACAGTCCAGATGGGGATGATATTCTGTTCCATCCATCCGATCAAAGTCGCTGGTTTATCTTGCAACATGACGGCGACAAGATCATTGTTATTCATTCATTTCAGAAGCTTTGTGCGTTTTATCTTAAACGGAACAGGAAGTTGCGCCCCCCATATAAGTTCACAGTTTTCTAGGCATTAGGAGCTAGAAAGCGCGACGCATTAGAACAATCTTGCAGGAGCGGGCTGGCAAAGTTGATCTGTAATAGGCAAAGATAAGCGAAGCGTGGCTCACAGCCACTCAACACAAACGTTAGCTTGGGATAATCACTTCATTCCTACATCGATCTGGAAGCTGTTTTCGATTTAATACTCTCCAATAGAAACATTCCCAAATCCCTGTCCAGCACTTCGTTACCCTCCGGGCAAGAGCTAACGTGCAGGCACTTTGGGCATCCCCTCTCGCAGTTACAACTGCCAGATAGAGCGCTAGCTTTAAGCGCTAGTTCCTCAAATTGGTTAAATATCGCCTCCGTCGCCCCGTTACCTCCATCGGTACTATCAAAGATCGTGCCCTTGATCTTATCCTCCCTTTTGACAACTAGTTCTTGCACGTCCAGAGGAGATGCCAGCAAGCTCAAAGGGATGGCTTTGACCAACTGATGTTGCAAAGAATGCAGAGCAATGGCTTCTGGCTTGGATTGCCACAAACAACGCAAAGACCGAGGGATGGCATTGAGATCGGGGTATTCCTGAGAGATTATCGACTTGCATCGCTCAATTTCTTCCCCTAACACTTTTTGCAAGGCAGGATTTAGCTCTATCGTCAGACACGGTGCTTCATAATGACTGGTGTAAGGCTTATCGAAAGTATAGCTATCTTTGACTTTCACTATTTCTGCCATCCGCGCTCCCTTGCCGCATTGGGGGCAATTTCTCCCAGAAACTGGTTCTCGAAAACTGATGCATTGAAAATTGAGACAGGTGTTAGTCATAATTCTTTCCAGCAAAGCGTAACCGGTTACCGAACTCTCGACCTGCGCCCACCACAAGCGCAACCGAATTTTGCCGTCAGGAATGCTGGTTGCAATTAATCTATGGTCAGCCAGTTCTGCTTTTAGCTGGACATTAAGGAAGGCTTCGGCTGCGGTAAACAAGCTGCATTCGCTGCCCAAAGGAGTCAATAGCGCTTGTCTTTTGTCCAAGCACAGCGCTTCGCTTTGGTAAGCCATCAGGTTATCTTCATCTTGAACGCTGTAGATAGCTCCGGGAAACAATTCGCGATATGCCAAATCTAGATTCAGACTTTCGATAGTTTCCCCCGTATCTGCATTGACAGCATCTATCGTATTGCCAATAGTGCCTCTGAGGTTGATTTCTCGGTGCGGACAGCCCCAAGACCTCAATATCTGCCCCGAATCGAGTCTGATTCTTTTTTGCTCTAGTAACGCTCCTGCTACCTTCTGAGATTCTTTCCCGGAATACTGGGTTAAACTTCTTAGAGGAATACCACTTTCTACTGCGGCACAGAGAAGATGCTTTGCCAAAATAGTCGGGTAATCTGGGTTGAATGCGGCATTTTCGACTTTATCTTGCAGTAGCGCTTTGCCTTGAGCGTAATAGCAATCTATCGGGTTTTGAGCGATGGGAAGGTAGAATATCCCCCCGTAATTCCTGCGAGCCGCTCGCCCTACCCTTTGCCAAAATGACATTAAAGAGCCGGGAAATCCTCGAATTAAGCAGCAATCTAATTCTGGTAAATCTATTCCCGCTTCTAGGCTGGAAGTAGATATGAGCAGCCTAATATCCCCCGATTTCACCCGATCTACAATCTGGAGTCGGCGCTCCTGGGGCAAAGAGCCGTAGAAGATAGCTGCTTTCTTGGCATATGGTAAACTCAGCCGATAACACTCTCTTTGCAGGCGACCGAGCAGGTTTTTGACTGCGCTGCGGGAGTTGCAGAAGATGATACCGCTCATCTGAGCTTCTAGGATGGCGAGCGCAATTTGGACGGCATCGTTACTGGCATTAGAACTTGGCTTGAGGGCAAATATGCTTTTGCCAGCAGTGGGAGAACCACTTTTATCTATTAAATGCAATCTGTCTGGATTATCCTTTCTCCCGCTAAAGCTAAGTGCCATTGACTGGGGGTTGCCGATAGTAGCGCTAGAGAAGACGAACTGCAACTTTTGAGAATCGCCTCCCGCCCTATCTACTGCCAAGCGCAACCTTCTCATTAAGTTGGCAAAGTGCGCGCCGAAAGAGCCTA
Above is a genomic segment from Merismopedia glauca CCAP 1448/3 containing:
- a CDS encoding SMI1/KNR4 family protein → MQSIDFMGIVLLPNSALSLVSVEELESVEAELGFTFPEDYRNFVITLGSGVTDFSLRVYPPRTILESQMLEVQDRLSEFWFWDKSPDILTQSQAIECVPFFDSPDGDDILFHPSDQSRWFILQHDGDKIIVIHSFQKLCAFYLKRNRKLRPPYKFTVF
- a CDS encoding DEAD/DEAH box helicase — protein: MINEDYSQIIRAARREIPTPPEWLTEGSAIASDRHGQGKVLALLGETLIAQFYQSSETIELNWMSAIANGELVPDVANVVQGQIDRIPHRNLREIATQLLSSIAELESFPPAPGDALPLPNLPEALADALKQAGITSMFSHQIEALEKLRAGLDVIVTTPTASGKTLCYNIAILADCCQQPNNTALYLFPLKALAIDQMGKLKDLVSGIPDNPVKIGLMTGDTLPKEREKLFFPNPPNILGVSPDLLHYYLFNGSKGAKGESWRCFLQNLKWVVVDESHTYIGSFGAHFANLMRRLRLAVDRAGGDSQKLQFVFSSATIGNPQSMALSFSGRKDNPDRLHLIDKSGSPTAGKSIFALKPSSNASNDAVQIALAILEAQMSGIIFCNSRSAVKNLLGRLQRECYRLSLPYAKKAAIFYGSLPQERRLQIVDRVKSGDIRLLISTSSLEAGIDLPELDCCLIRGFPGSLMSFWQRVGRAARRNYGGIFYLPIAQNPIDCYYAQGKALLQDKVENAAFNPDYPTILAKHLLCAAVESGIPLRSLTQYSGKESQKVAGALLEQKRIRLDSGQILRSWGCPHREINLRGTIGNTIDAVNADTGETIESLNLDLAYRELFPGAIYSVQDEDNLMAYQSEALCLDKRQALLTPLGSECSLFTAAEAFLNVQLKAELADHRLIATSIPDGKIRLRLWWAQVESSVTGYALLERIMTNTCLNFQCISFREPVSGRNCPQCGKGARMAEIVKVKDSYTFDKPYTSHYEAPCLTIELNPALQKVLGEEIERCKSIISQEYPDLNAIPRSLRCLWQSKPEAIALHSLQHQLVKAIPLSLLASPLDVQELVVKREDKIKGTIFDSTDGGNGATEAIFNQFEELALKASALSGSCNCERGCPKCLHVSSCPEGNEVLDRDLGMFLLESIKSKTASRSM